DNA from Parageobacillus thermoglucosidasius:
ACTATATCTGGATAATCCTTAGAAGAACGAAGTAAATGTATCATAAACTCCTTTTTGAAAAGTAATTCAAGCAGCTGTCCGACTCTCCCTTTGTTAATGATATCGATGTGCTGTTTTTCAAATAATTTTGAGAAAGGAACATCTGAACAGTTCAAAGAGTTAAGTTTTTCTAATGCTTCTATTAATTTTATTTTTATCCTCCGTTCAAAATTCTTGGTGGAAAGACGGCATACAAAATGAAGCTAAAAATGATATAATAAAAAACCGAGTCATTTCGACGAAAAGGGCATCTGTATTACAATATTATAATATGGTTAGACTCCTTATTACTAGCGCGAACGGATAAAAATCTAAGGTGGAGGTTACCTAATATGAGTACTATTTTAAATAAAAAAGCTAAACCTTTTTTAAAATGGGCTGGTGGAAAAACTCAGCTGCTGGAAACATTTGAACTTTATTATCCTAAAGCCATATATGAAGGAAAGGTTAAACGATATATAGAGCCTTTTGTCGGAAGTGGGGCAGTACTTTTTGAAATCGGACAAACATTTGATTTTGAAGATATCTATATTTGGGATATTAATCCAGAGCTGATTTTGGTATACGAAGTTATAAAAAATAATGTTGATGATTTAATTGAGAAACTTAAAGAAAAAGAAGACCAATATCTCGCCCTTGAGAGCGAAGGACGAAAAGCTTATTACTATAAGATAAGAGATGAATTCAATAATGCATTAAATGGCTTTGATTTTTATCGTTACCATAAGGGGAAAATTGAAAGGGCAAGCCAAATGATATTTTTAAATAGGACTTGTTTCAACGGTTTATTTAGGGTAAATAAGTCAGGGTATTTTAATGTACCAATGGGAGATTATAAAAAACCAACTATATGTGATGAAGAAAATTTACGTGCAGTAAGTCAATTTCTTCAAAGAGTGAATATCAATTTAGGCGATTATAAAGAAAGCAGGGATTATGTAAACGATGAAACATTCGTTTACTTTGACCCGCCTTATCGCCCTTTAAACCAAACATCTAACTTTACTTCGTATAGTAAGTATGATTTTACTGATGAAAACCAAAAAGAACTAGCCCGTTATTTTGCAGAATTGGATGCAAAAGGCGCTTTCCTAATGCTTAGTAACTCTGATCCAAAAAATACAAACGAACAAGACCATTTTTTCGATGAGTTATATGCCCCGTTCAACATTTATCGGATAAGTGCAAAAAGAATGATAAATTCAAAAGCGAGCAAAAGAGGGGCTATAAATGAAATTCTTGTAACTAACTACAAAGATTAAAAAATTATGTTAAACCAACCTGTGTTAAACAGGTTGGTTTGAATTTAATGCAAGGGGCGGTACTTATGAAAAATTTATTTGCAGGGCTAAAAGATGAAGAAATTTTTTACTATCAAGATAATCTCCTCCTTATTAATGGCAATTGTATTGATTGGTTAAATAGATTGGAAAAAAATAGTGTTGATATGATTTTTGCGGATCCCCCTTATTTTTTATCAAGTGGCGGTATTACTTGCCATTCTGGAAAAATGGTGTCGGTAGACAAGGGAGAATGGGACAAGCCATCTACCTTAAATGAAATACATTCATTCAATAAAGAATGGTTATATGCTTGTAAAAGAGTCTTAAAGGATGGCGGGACAATTTGGATTTCGGGAACTTTACACAACATATATTCTATTGGTTTTGCCTTGAATGAGCTTGAATATAAAATTTTAAATAATATTACTTGGTATAAAAAGAATGCCTCGCCAAATTTAAGTTGTCGGTATTTTACTCATTCGACCGAAACAATTTTATGGGCTAGAAAGGGGAAAAAGACATCCCATTATTTTAACTATAACTTAATGAAAGAAATGAATGGTGGGAAGCAAATGAGGGATGTTTGGGAAATACCGACAACTAAAAAAAGTGAGAAAGCACATGGAAGACATCCGACACAAAAGCCTATAGAGCTTTTAGAAAGAATAATTCTCGCATCGACAAAAATAAATGATATCGTTCTGGACCCATTCAATGGGAGCGGTACAACTGGAGTTGTTGCGAAAAAACTCAATCGCAGATATATTGGAATAGATATAGAAAAAGAATACCTAGAGTTGACAATAAAACGTCTTGAGGCTACAGAAAATGAGTTAGAGCTATACTAAGAGGGAATTAGAAATCTATCCCCCTTCTTTTAAGACATTATTCCGCCTCCGCCTCCTGCATCTGTTTTCCCGCTTTCCCATCCAGTTTGCCCGTAAATTGAAATAGATCTAGGAGGTTTTAAATTTCTTTTATCTGGTGGGCATACTTGATTCAAAACACATTCTTCACATTTTCGCTTGTTTAGTTTGCAATATTTTTTCCCTATTGATTTGTAAATTAGGTAATCCATTGAAGCAGGTGTTTTAGGGCAATGATTGTTCGGTATTTTCTTCCACTCTTCCCAAACAGTCCTCCAGCCTTCTTGCGTTTTATAGTCAACAAGCCCATATTGATAACAATAAACGTCAAGGTAACTTGCTAACAAAGGGAAATCTAACTCAAGAAGCCCTGTTCTTAATGCAACTCTAATTGTATTAGTATCACTAGCAACGTTTAGTTTTTCTATGCCAATATCAGTATCCCAAATATTCCAATCTAGCATATCCCTGATAAACATATCAGCTTTTTTTCTGCTAAAACCAATATCACGTTCATCTGATATTAATTTTCTGACTAACTCTAAATCATTGTTGCATATTTCCAATAAATTATATGCTTGTCCATTACACGTTTCTAATAGGAATTTCGAAGCCTCTAACATCCATTTTATTCGTTTATCACCCTGAGAACCAGTAGCACCTAAATATTCAAGAAATTCCAGTATAATATTTGGGGATTCAACTATTTTTTCAGGTTCAAACCACTCTGGTTTTTCGAGATATTTCTGAAAAGGATTTCTGCCGTCTTTATAAATGTTAATTTTAAAATCTTGAATTGCTGTATAAAACCGGACGTTAGCTATATTCTCCTTTGAAAGCCCCTTGGTGTTAGTAATCTTAGTATTCAGTTCCAACTGAGGGAAAGACGAGGGGGAGGAAAATATCTGCTCAAAAATCTCTGCTATTTTTCTTGCTTGGTTCCTGTTAATGGAAATGTTTAGGATTTCTTGGTGTTTTTCCTTCCAATATTCATGAAAAGGAGATATGTATTCATTATTATTAGATTGATATAAGTATTGATTAATTCTATTCAGAAAGATTTTAGCTACATCAATATCATTTTTATCTATACTGATATTAACGCCTATATCTCTTAACAATTCTTCGAGAAATTGTTTAATCGTCTTCATTTTCAATCCCCCATTGTAATATATTGCATAATACATTTTACTAATCCCTTCAAAAGCTGTCTAATTAATATAATAAAATCGTGTGCGGAAGAAAGCTCCATTCGAATGGCGGGGTTCTGAAACGCATTTACCGTTTTCCGAATAAAGAAATCGCATGGAGAGGTTTCAACAATTTGAATCCAAAGGTCCTGCAAGTGTTCAAAGGAAGTCCAATCGTGGGCAAATGAGCTGGATGTCCTCCTCACCTTTATGGACTGTCCAGACAGGATTCGAAGTGTGATTGATACGACCATGCCATCGAACGAACGATCAAGGGGATTCGGAAACGCCTAAAACCGATGAACAGGTTGAGCGGTTTCGAAGCCGCTGAAAAAATCTTTATCGAGAAGTGGTCAGGACGGAAATGAAGAGGATTTGCCGGGCGCATGAAGCCCTTCAACGAATGCTTACAGAACGTTATCATTAACTAAATACTGTAAATAGGCAAAATAAGGGGATTCTTCCTTTCTGCACCGGAAACTGAATATTGGCGTAGAAGAAACAGCCTCCTTTCTATTCTTAATCCATTCCAGAGATGCCCTATCTATCTTACATGATACAAAATTCTTGACGGTACCCAATTGGCATTCCCTTTTGTTTTTGAAAAGTGTATAATAAATTATTGCGTGTTGGTTTATAATGAATTTTTCTTTTCATTTCATCCATTATTATGAGAAAGGAGTATCAAAATGAACGAAAAACAACGTCTAGAACAAACAGGGCACATTCAAACAATGGATCATCCAACGGACAAAAAATCCGCTTTGGATGCGCTAAAGAAAAAAACGAGCAAAGATTACGAAAAGTATTTTACGAGCGTATTTATTCCGCCAAATCTGAAAGAAGCGAAAAAGCGCGGAAAAGAAGAAGTGAAATATTATAAAGATTTCACGATCCCGGAACAATTCCGCGGCATGGGCAACGGCCGCAAGTTTTATATTCGCACGTACGGCTGCCAAATGAACGAACATGACACAGAAGTCATGGCGGGAATTTTTATGGAGCTTGGATATGAGCCGACTGACCGCCCAGAAGATGCGAATGTCATTTTATTGAATACATGCGCCATCCGCGAGAATGCCGAAAACAAAGTATTTGGCGAGATCGGCCACTTAAAGCAGCTGAAGCAAGACAATCCGGATTTGCTTCTTGGGGTATGCGGCTGTATGTCGCAAGAAGAATCGGTCGTCAATAAAATTTTAAAACAATATCAATATGTTGATATGATTTTCGGTACACATAACATCCATCGCCTGCCACACATTTTGCATGAAGCATATATGTCCAAAGAAATGGTTGTCGAAGTATGGTCGAAAGAAGGCGATGTCATCGAAAATCTTCCGAAAGCGCGCAAAGGCAACATCAAGGCATGGGTCAACATTATGTATGGCTGCGACAAATTTTGCACGTATTGCATTGTTCCGTATACGCGCGGAAAAGAACGGAGCCGCCGTCCGGAAGACATCATCCAAGAAGTGCGCCATCTTGCCGCCCAAGGATATAAAGAAGTGACGCTTCTCGGCCAAAACGTCAATGCTTACGGAAAAGATTTCACGGATATGAAGTACGGCCTTGGCGATTTGATGGACGAACTTCGAAAAATTGATATTGCGCGCATCCGTTTTACGACAAGCCATCCGCGCGATTTTGACGACCGTTTAATCGAAGTGCTCGCCAAACGCGGCAATTTAGTGGAACATATTCATTTGCCGGTGCAATCGGGCAGCACGGAAATATTGAAATTGATGGGCCGCAAATATACGCGCGAGGAATATTTAGAGCTTGTCCGCAAAATTAAAGCGGCGATTCCTGACGTTGCCTTGACGACGGACATTATTGTCGGATTCCCGAACGAAACGGAAGAACAATTTGAAGAGACGCTGTCGTTATACCGCGAGGTCGAATTTGATTCTGCGTATACGTTTATTTATTCGCCGCGTGAAGGCACGCCAGCAGCGAAAATGGTGGACAATGTGCCGATGGAAGTGAAAAAAGAACGGTTGCACCGGCTGAACGCGCTTGTCAATGAAATTTCGGCAAGAAAAATGAAGGAATATGAAGGGAAAGTTGTCGAAGTATTAGTAGAGGGAGAAAGCAAAAACAACCCGGATGTCCTTGCTGGATACACCCGGAAAAACAAACTTGTCAACTTTATCGGTCCGAAGTCGGCGATTGGCAAACTGGTGAAAGTGCGGATTACCGAGGCGAAAACGTGGACATTAAACGGGGAAATGGTAGAAGAAGTGATCGAGGTGAGATAAGATGGCAAAATATACGCGTGATGAAGTTTTAGCGCAGGCGAAAGAACTGGCAAAAATGATTGCGGAGACGGAAGAAGTCGATTTTTTTAAACGCGCGGAAGAAAAAATACACCAAAATGAAAAAGTGCGCACGATGATCGAGCAAATCAAATCGCTGCAAAAACAGGCGGTAAATTTAAAACATTACGGGAAATACGAAGCGCTGAAAAAAGTAGAAGCACAAATTGACGACATTTATGAAGAGCTTTCGCAAATTCCGATTGTCAACGAATTCCAACAGTCACAAATGGAAGTGAATGATCTTCTCCAACTTGTTGCTTCTACCATTTCCAATACAGTGACCGATGAGATTATCGCATCAACAGGCGGCGACGTATTGCGCGGCGAGACGGGCGCGCAAATACGCTACCGCAGAAACGGCGGCTGCCATTAAAAAAAGAGAAAAGAAAAAGAGACGTCCTTTGTTGAGAAAGGGCGTCTTTTTTTATGGTCGAAAAAGTTGGCACATCATACGAAACCCCTGCATACAATGAACTATAAGGGAATGATTCATCAGTTTATGTGCACATTGGTTGAAATCACGCATAGGATGAAATGAAGATTCATTTGAGGAGGGTTTGACGTATGTCTGAATACAGAGAGATTATTACAAAAGCGGTTGTCGGGAAGGGCCGTAGATTTACGCAATCAACGCATACCGTTACATCCCCAAATCGGCCGTCGAGCATTTTAGGATGCTGGATTATTAACCATCGCTACGATGCGAAAAAACGCGACAAAGCAGTAGAAATCCATGGACACTATGACATTAACGTTTGGTATTCATACAACAACAATACAAAGACGGAAGTTGTCACAGAGACAGTGTCATATACGGATGTCGTTAAATTAAAATACCGCGATGATGATGACATTATTCACGATGATACAGATATTATCGTCCGCGTCATCCAGCAGCCGAATTGCTTGGAATGCACCATTTCGCCAAACGGAAATAAAATCGTTGTTGATGTTGAACGGGAATTTGTCGCCGAAGTCATTGGTGAAACGAAATTGTACGTGGCGATCGACCCAGAAGGCCGCAGCAGCGACGATGAATTCGAATATGACGAACTTGATGAAGAATTGGAAGATTTAAGCCCAGATTTGCTTCTTGATGATGAAGAGTAAAAACTAGGAAGGAAACCTTCCTAGTTTTTTTGTGTTAGGAATATATGGAATTTGCAGCACATCTTGATGGAAGCTTTCTTCTTTTCTTTTTCCATATGTATCATATTTATGATCCAAGTCCTGATCATTTTGTTAAATTCCGCTCCCGGTCCAGTGGATTAAGGTTTTGGGAATATCAAATAGCTTTTATTGTTTTTTAATAATACCGGACTGAGTCGCACTTAATTTTTATTTATAGTTTTAATATTAATAAAATTTAAAAAATAAAAAATTTTCTGTAGACATATATTTTTATATATGTTATTCTATTTAACAATAAACGATGCTAATGATGAATTGATAGAATAAAAAGCCATACAAATTAAATTTACTTGTTTTTCGTAAAAACAAGAGATGGAAGAGGCAAAGGAGCTGTTGATGAAACATGTTTTGCTGTTCTCAAGTTGTTTAAGTCACTGAAGCAACATCTTTTCGCGCATTGAACTGCCTCACTCTAACATCAGACAGAACAATTTCTTTCTGCTATTCCACTGAACGAAGCAACGGTTCTTCCCGCTGATTTTTATCTTCCCAATGCATTCGCGATTTTTATTTTGTTGTTTTTGTATGTTTATTTATTCCAAAATATATATTTTTTACTTGTTTATGTTTCTATCCTTGATTGTTCGCTGCATTTAAAATTACTATTCTCGCAGGAAAAATGGTAACTTCTATCATCCCTTTTGCCTATATCCGCCCATTAAAGGAGGTGATGGCGTTAAGTTAAGGGGAAGGAACATCAATTTGGCGGTGCCGATTTGATGACGGAAGCGTAGAGTAGAGGAGGCATGAAAAGAGGATAACGTCCCCAATCCCATCTTATATTCCCGTTTGGGATTAGGCTTCTAGCCTGCTTTTCAGATCTATCGTTTATAACCATTCTTAAAATATTGCAATCACATGTAGGAAGGGGAGAAAAAATGAAAACAGCAGTAAAAAGAAAGGCGCAAATTCTTGCGATTGACGCCGGAGGAACGATGACAGACACGTTTATCATCGATGAAAACGGAGAGTTTGTCGTCGGAAAGGCGCAATCGACACCGGAAGATGAATCGATCGGTCTCTTAAATTCTGCAAAGGATGCGTTTGCTTACTGGGACACAACAGTGGAAGAACAATTTCCAAAATTGCTTGCTGGAGTTTATTCAGGAACAGCGATGCTGAACCGGCTTGTATCAAGGAAGGGGCGCCGGGTCGGATTGATCGTTAACAAGGGGATGGAAGATTTTCACCGGATGGGCCGGGCGATCCAGGCATATCTTGGTTATTCTTATTCAGATCGTTTGCATTTAAACACTCACCGTTATGACCCACCTCTTGTGCCAAGGGAGTTAACAAGAGGTGTAACAGAAAGAGTGGATTTGTTTGGAAACGTTGTCATTCCGCTTTATGAGCATGAAGTAGAACCGGCAGTAAGGGAACTTCTGGAACTTGATGTGGAAGCTATTGTCATTAGTTTGCTTCATTCTTACAAGTATCCTGACCATGAACGGAGAGTGCGAGATATAGCCAAAGAGGTCATGAAGAAAGTTGGAAAAGAGGTTCCTGTGTTTGCCTCCGTTGATTATTATCCAGTCCGAAAGGAATCGCACCGGACGAATACAACGATCATTGAGGCGTATGCGGCCGATCCTTCACGCGAAACATTGACCAAAATTAACAATATGTTAAAGTCGCATGGTGCCAATTTTGATTTGCGCGTGATGGCAAGCCATGGCGGAACGATTAGCACGCGGGCAAACGAGTTGGCAAGAACGCTTGTTTCTGGTCCGATCGGCGGCGTCATTGGCGCGAAATATCTCGGGGAACAGCTTGGCATCCGCAATATCGCTTGCTCGGATATTGGAGGAACAAGCTTTGATATGGCGCTCATCACCCAAGGGGACTTAAGCATCAACACAAGTCCAGATATGGCCCGCCTTGTGCTTTCACTGCCGCTTGTCTCTATGGATACCGTTGGTGCAGGAGCCGGAAGCTATGTGCGGATCGATCCTAACTTTAAATCGTTAACACTTGGTCCGGACAGTGCTGGATCGAGAGTCGGTGTCTGCTATCCAGAAGGCGGTGTTGATACGGTAACGGTCACAGATTGCCATGTTGTTCTTGGATTGATCAATCCGGATAATTTTCTGGGCGGGGAAGTCAAGCTCTATCCAGAGCGTGCGTACGAAGCGATTAAAAAACAGATCGCCGATCCGCTCGGATTATCCGTCGAAGACGCGGCATACGGCGTCATCGACTTGCTTGAATCACAGCTTCGCAACTACCTTGAATCCATGATTTTAGGAAAAGGGTACTCACCGTCCCAATATGTATGTTTTTCGTACGGAGGTGGCGGTCCGTTACATACCGCCGGTTATACGAAAGGGCTTGGTTTTGAAGATGTGTTAGTGCCGGCATGGGCAGCAGGATTTTCTGCGTTCGGCTGCGGTGCGGCGGATTTCGAATACCGTTATGATAAAACGCTCGATATTAACGTCAATGACGGTGCCAGCGATGATGAAAAACGAAAAGCGGGAAAAGAACTGCAGGCCGCGTGGGACGAGCTTAAGGAAAAAGTCGCAGCGGAGTTCGAAAAAAGCCAATTCAGCAGGGAAGACGTTGATTTCCGGCTTTATTTCCGCATGCAGTACCAAGGGCAATTAAACGACTTGGAAATTGAAGCGCCAATCAAAGAATTTAAAAATATTGGGCACTGGAATGAACTTGTCAATGCGTTCGAAGACACGTATACAAGAGTTTACGCCAAAGCAGCGAAATCGCCAGAGCTCGGCTACAGCATCACAGGCGCCATTGTTCGGGGAATCGTTGAAGTGCCGAAGCCAAAAATCCCAGTAGAACCGTTTGCGGGTGAAACGCCATCGAAAGAAGCGTATCTCGGCAAGCGTAACGTGTACTGGAAAGGCAAATGGATCGAAGCGGATATTTGGGAAATGGAAAAACTGAAACCAG
Protein-coding regions in this window:
- a CDS encoding RicAFT regulatory complex protein RicA family protein yields the protein MAKYTRDEVLAQAKELAKMIAETEEVDFFKRAEEKIHQNEKVRTMIEQIKSLQKQAVNLKHYGKYEALKKVEAQIDDIYEELSQIPIVNEFQQSQMEVNDLLQLVASTISNTVTDEIIASTGGDVLRGETGAQIRYRRNGGCH
- the cotE gene encoding outer spore coat protein CotE, whose amino-acid sequence is MSEYREIITKAVVGKGRRFTQSTHTVTSPNRPSSILGCWIINHRYDAKKRDKAVEIHGHYDINVWYSYNNNTKTEVVTETVSYTDVVKLKYRDDDDIIHDDTDIIVRVIQQPNCLECTISPNGNKIVVDVEREFVAEVIGETKLYVAIDPEGRSSDDEFEYDELDEELEDLSPDLLLDDEE
- a CDS encoding hydantoinase/oxoprolinase family protein gives rise to the protein MKTAVKRKAQILAIDAGGTMTDTFIIDENGEFVVGKAQSTPEDESIGLLNSAKDAFAYWDTTVEEQFPKLLAGVYSGTAMLNRLVSRKGRRVGLIVNKGMEDFHRMGRAIQAYLGYSYSDRLHLNTHRYDPPLVPRELTRGVTERVDLFGNVVIPLYEHEVEPAVRELLELDVEAIVISLLHSYKYPDHERRVRDIAKEVMKKVGKEVPVFASVDYYPVRKESHRTNTTIIEAYAADPSRETLTKINNMLKSHGANFDLRVMASHGGTISTRANELARTLVSGPIGGVIGAKYLGEQLGIRNIACSDIGGTSFDMALITQGDLSINTSPDMARLVLSLPLVSMDTVGAGAGSYVRIDPNFKSLTLGPDSAGSRVGVCYPEGGVDTVTVTDCHVVLGLINPDNFLGGEVKLYPERAYEAIKKQIADPLGLSVEDAAYGVIDLLESQLRNYLESMILGKGYSPSQYVCFSYGGGGPLHTAGYTKGLGFEDVLVPAWAAGFSAFGCGAADFEYRYDKTLDINVNDGASDDEKRKAGKELQAAWDELKEKVAAEFEKSQFSREDVDFRLYFRMQYQGQLNDLEIEAPIKEFKNIGHWNELVNAFEDTYTRVYAKAAKSPELGYSITGAIVRGIVEVPKPKIPVEPFAGETPSKEAYLGKRNVYWKGKWIEADIWEMEKLKPGNKIKAFSIIESPATTFVIPPGFETYLDQHRIFHLREI
- the miaB gene encoding tRNA (N6-isopentenyl adenosine(37)-C2)-methylthiotransferase MiaB gives rise to the protein MNEKQRLEQTGHIQTMDHPTDKKSALDALKKKTSKDYEKYFTSVFIPPNLKEAKKRGKEEVKYYKDFTIPEQFRGMGNGRKFYIRTYGCQMNEHDTEVMAGIFMELGYEPTDRPEDANVILLNTCAIRENAENKVFGEIGHLKQLKQDNPDLLLGVCGCMSQEESVVNKILKQYQYVDMIFGTHNIHRLPHILHEAYMSKEMVVEVWSKEGDVIENLPKARKGNIKAWVNIMYGCDKFCTYCIVPYTRGKERSRRPEDIIQEVRHLAAQGYKEVTLLGQNVNAYGKDFTDMKYGLGDLMDELRKIDIARIRFTTSHPRDFDDRLIEVLAKRGNLVEHIHLPVQSGSTEILKLMGRKYTREEYLELVRKIKAAIPDVALTTDIIVGFPNETEEQFEETLSLYREVEFDSAYTFIYSPREGTPAAKMVDNVPMEVKKERLHRLNALVNEISARKMKEYEGKVVEVLVEGESKNNPDVLAGYTRKNKLVNFIGPKSAIGKLVKVRITEAKTWTLNGEMVEEVIEVR
- a CDS encoding DNA-methyltransferase, giving the protein MKNLFAGLKDEEIFYYQDNLLLINGNCIDWLNRLEKNSVDMIFADPPYFLSSGGITCHSGKMVSVDKGEWDKPSTLNEIHSFNKEWLYACKRVLKDGGTIWISGTLHNIYSIGFALNELEYKILNNITWYKKNASPNLSCRYFTHSTETILWARKGKKTSHYFNYNLMKEMNGGKQMRDVWEIPTTKKSEKAHGRHPTQKPIELLERIILASTKINDIVLDPFNGSGTTGVVAKKLNRRYIGIDIEKEYLELTIKRLEATENELELY
- a CDS encoding DNA adenine methylase; this encodes MSTILNKKAKPFLKWAGGKTQLLETFELYYPKAIYEGKVKRYIEPFVGSGAVLFEIGQTFDFEDIYIWDINPELILVYEVIKNNVDDLIEKLKEKEDQYLALESEGRKAYYYKIRDEFNNALNGFDFYRYHKGKIERASQMIFLNRTCFNGLFRVNKSGYFNVPMGDYKKPTICDEENLRAVSQFLQRVNINLGDYKESRDYVNDETFVYFDPPYRPLNQTSNFTSYSKYDFTDENQKELARYFAELDAKGAFLMLSNSDPKNTNEQDHFFDELYAPFNIYRISAKRMINSKASKRGAINEILVTNYKD